One Mycoplasmopsis caviae DNA segment encodes these proteins:
- a CDS encoding LacI family DNA-binding transcriptional regulator, producing the protein MKNFSYKNIAKEAGVSISTVSRYYRGGYVSKETKKIIANIIKENDYYPNHGARTIRGRDSSIFIIVPEWYENSYTQIMNGIEQGA; encoded by the coding sequence ATGAAGAATTTCTCATACAAAAATATTGCAAAAGAAGCAGGGGTTTCAATTAGTACAGTAAGCCGTTACTATCGTGGTGGTTATGTAAGTAAAGAAACAAAGAAAATTATCGCAAATATAATTAAGGAGAACGATTATTATCCTAATCATGGAGCTAGAACCATTCGTGGTCGCGACTCATCTATCTTCATTATTGTGCCTGAGTGATATGAAAATTCATATACTCAAATAATGAATGGAATTGAACAAGGAGCCTAA
- the tmk gene encoding dTMP kinase gives MFITFEGPDGSGKTTIINRLINELIKKYPKLALNYVLTREPGGKDIIEAEKIRSLILDKESNLSPVAEALLYTTSRRIHLERVIWPALKENKLVLCDRYVDSFYAYQGYARNLGFDFVRDLTNLIIDKTMPDITIFFEIKPVESRIRREQIRIISDRLDSETEHFHQSVYDGYHQLIKSEKERFIVVNASKSIEEVLDETLNKLIKHSKFKAWIKEFK, from the coding sequence ATGTTTATAACATTTGAAGGGCCGGATGGCAGTGGAAAAACAACAATTATTAACCGCCTAATTAATGAATTAATAAAAAAATATCCTAAATTAGCACTCAATTATGTTTTAACAAGAGAACCTGGTGGTAAAGACATAATTGAGGCTGAAAAAATAAGATCGCTAATTTTAGATAAGGAATCTAATCTTTCGCCTGTGGCGGAAGCACTTTTGTATACTACTAGTAGAAGAATTCATCTTGAGAGAGTTATTTGACCGGCACTAAAAGAAAACAAACTTGTTCTTTGCGATCGCTATGTTGATAGTTTCTATGCATATCAAGGATATGCCAGAAATTTAGGTTTTGACTTTGTAAGAGACCTAACAAATCTAATAATTGATAAAACAATGCCCGACATAACAATTTTTTTCGAAATAAAACCTGTTGAAAGTAGAATTCGACGAGAACAAATTCGTATTATTAGTGATAGACTCGATAGCGAAACCGAACATTTTCACCAGAGTGTTTACGACGGGTATCATCAATTAATTAAGAGTGAAAAAGAACGCTTTATTGTAGTTAATGCATCAAAAAGTATTGAAGAAGTTTTAGATGAGACTTTAAACAAATTAATTAAGCACTCAAAATTTAAGGCTTGAATTAAGGAGTTTAAATAA
- a CDS encoding ribonuclease J, whose amino-acid sequence MNHINIFALGGLDENGKNCYVFEFNNDIYIINVGTKIPINSNNGVDTLIPSFDYLEKNKDRIKGIFISDVKNESFSALPWLLMKIPNLNIYTSLFNKIMILDRLSKYKIGPKNYKVMVINKTMPFGDKLFVKPIDLAGSMPGHIGFDFITPDGDVLFMFNFIEGDLGIYGKLNFNELKQKFTKRKVLALVVDAGKSNYEGKAIDKINLPDGIRDVFFEAKDNERIIVGAYDEEMVAIHKILDLARETKRPVVTYGKTYGQIFYLIKKAHPELKLPDLIDYRSANKVKNAVILVTGATERLYSRFLRITDNNDVFLKLQKSDSVVMIAPPINGLESLEALALDDIARITPKISDVSANEFYRCRPAKQDLIDLVNALNPSYVIPVQGLYRYLNEASLSIAKNTELKQNQCLILQNGKIVHFIDGKMATVKGKIKEIGDTIIDGFGVGDISTEVINEREVLGREGVILVSSQYNPKTKLLSGKLQINYVGVIDKEEKNEASDIIKSTLVKLIETNNFNGIKDFQNEARHAIRKKIYKTFEKEPMVIVTLSQI is encoded by the coding sequence ATGAATCATATTAATATTTTTGCTCTCGGCGGGCTTGATGAAAACGGTAAAAACTGTTATGTTTTTGAATTTAATAATGATATTTACATTATTAATGTTGGAACAAAGATTCCAATCAACTCAAACAATGGTGTTGATACACTAATCCCATCTTTTGATTATCTTGAAAAAAACAAGGATAGAATAAAAGGCATTTTTATCTCAGATGTTAAAAACGAATCATTTAGTGCACTTCCATGATTATTAATGAAAATACCTAATTTAAATATATATACATCACTTTTTAACAAAATAATGATTCTCGATCGTCTATCTAAGTATAAGATCGGTCCAAAGAACTACAAAGTTATGGTTATAAATAAAACAATGCCCTTTGGTGATAAACTTTTTGTTAAACCAATTGATTTAGCTGGCTCAATGCCAGGCCACATTGGTTTTGACTTTATTACACCTGATGGAGATGTTCTATTTATGTTTAACTTTATTGAAGGCGACTTAGGAATTTATGGTAAGTTGAACTTCAATGAATTGAAGCAAAAATTTACAAAACGTAAAGTTCTAGCACTTGTTGTTGATGCTGGTAAATCAAACTACGAAGGCAAGGCTATTGATAAAATTAATTTACCTGATGGTATTCGTGATGTATTTTTTGAAGCAAAAGACAACGAAAGAATCATTGTAGGTGCTTATGATGAAGAAATGGTTGCTATTCACAAAATACTTGATCTAGCCAGAGAAACAAAGCGTCCAGTAGTAACTTATGGTAAAACATATGGTCAAATATTTTACTTAATTAAGAAAGCGCATCCAGAACTTAAGTTACCTGATCTTATTGATTATCGTAGTGCAAACAAAGTTAAAAATGCTGTTATTTTAGTAACTGGTGCTACTGAAAGACTTTATTCAAGATTTTTAAGAATTACAGACAATAATGATGTCTTCTTAAAATTACAAAAAAGTGACTCAGTAGTTATGATTGCTCCCCCAATTAATGGTCTTGAGAGTCTGGAAGCACTAGCTCTTGATGATATTGCAAGAATAACACCAAAAATTAGTGATGTTAGTGCTAACGAATTTTACAGATGTCGTCCAGCTAAGCAGGACTTAATTGACCTTGTTAATGCACTTAATCCTTCATATGTTATTCCAGTTCAAGGTCTTTATCGTTATTTAAATGAAGCTTCACTTTCAATTGCTAAAAATACAGAACTTAAACAAAATCAATGTCTAATATTACAAAATGGTAAAATAGTTCACTTTATTGATGGCAAAATGGCAACAGTCAAAGGCAAAATTAAAGAAATAGGTGACACTATCATTGATGGCTTTGGTGTTGGTGATATTAGTACTGAGGTTATAAATGAGCGTGAAGTTCTAGGTCGTGAGGGTGTAATTCTAGTTTCATCTCAATATAATCCAAAAACAAAACTCTTAAGTGGAAAATTACAAATAAATTATGTCGGTGTAATTGATAAAGAAGAAAAAAATGAAGCAAGTGACATTATTAAAAGCACACTTGTAAAATTAATTGAAACAAATAATTTTAATGGTATTAAAGATTTTCAAAATGAAGCAAGACATGCTATTAGAAAGAAAATATATAAAACTTTTGAAAAAGAACCGATGGTTATTGTAACATTGTCTCAAATCTAA
- a CDS encoding toprim domain-containing protein: MKIETIEKLNQVLNTIPGISKKQADKMSNFFLNQDQEYIDNLVKNIYDLKNNITYCSICNFIKENNKCLVCDDKSRYNFLMIVENVATLRKIDDMDFYSGYYYILPYLLSLKGNKEIKNYDYTELMNYIQRKKFEEVIIVLSPSLEGEMTTSHLLKLISSQFKVKVSRAAIGMPMGSNLEYLDTFTIKQSIENRNK; this comes from the coding sequence ATGAAAATTGAAACAATCGAAAAATTAAATCAAGTCTTAAATACTATTCCTGGTATTAGTAAAAAACAAGCAGACAAAATGTCAAACTTTTTTCTAAATCAAGATCAAGAATACATTGATAATTTAGTTAAAAATATTTACGATTTAAAAAATAACATCACATATTGTTCAATATGTAACTTTATAAAAGAGAACAATAAGTGTTTAGTTTGTGATGATAAAAGTAGATATAACTTTTTAATGATTGTCGAAAATGTTGCAACACTTCGCAAAATTGATGACATGGATTTCTATAGTGGGTACTACTATATTTTGCCTTATTTACTTAGTTTAAAGGGAAATAAGGAAATTAAAAACTATGATTACACTGAGTTAATGAATTATATTCAAAGAAAAAAATTCGAAGAGGTAATCATAGTTTTAAGTCCCTCGTTGGAAGGTGAAATGACCACGAGTCATCTTTTAAAATTAATTAGTAGTCAATTTAAGGTAAAGGTTAGTAGAGCTGCAATTGGTATGCCTATGGGTTCTAATCTTGAATACCTTGATACTTTTACAATCAAACAATCTATTGAAAATAGAAACAAATAA
- the smpB gene encoding SsrA-binding protein translates to MKIISDNKRGIHNYKVIDKYEAGISLLGWEVKSARASTVNLLNSYCFFRKGEIFLCNAQFKQYMLLKCDETRDRKLLMHKSQIIRLQSKLHKLGRATIIPSKIYFDNRSCIKVEIALVIGLNKADKREEIKRRDNERYIKKVLKNIY, encoded by the coding sequence ATGAAAATAATTAGCGATAACAAGCGGGGTATACACAATTACAAAGTAATTGATAAATATGAAGCAGGAATTTCTCTATTAGGTTGAGAAGTAAAAAGTGCCCGTGCCAGCACAGTTAATTTACTTAATTCATATTGCTTTTTTAGAAAAGGCGAGATTTTTTTGTGCAATGCTCAATTTAAACAATATATGTTGCTTAAATGTGATGAGACCAGAGATCGCAAATTATTAATGCATAAGAGTCAAATTATTAGACTTCAATCTAAATTACATAAGCTAGGTCGTGCAACAATTATTCCAAGTAAGATTTATTTTGATAATCGCTCTTGTATTAAGGTTGAAATAGCTCTAGTTATTGGCTTAAATAAAGCTGACAAACGCGAAGAAATAAAACGAAGAGACAATGAACGATATATAAAGAAAGTTTTAAAAAATATATATTAA
- the gyrB gene encoding DNA topoisomerase (ATP-hydrolyzing) subunit B codes for MSKEYDASNIRVLEGLEAVRVRPGMYIGTTGIRGLHHLIWEIVDNSVDEAMAGFANKVEITITKDGYIDVTDNGRGIPTAIHPKTGLSTVETVLTVLHAGGKFDSDSYKVSGGLHGVGASVVNALSTDFEVWVKRDGKLHYAHFNNGGKTVQGLTVIEEGNIQDTGTRIKFHPDFSIMDKNEWDKGVIVDHAKQIAYLNKGLRIIVNDERDNSREEYYFEGGIVDYVKELNSGQKLIHPDVIYAEGEYSFQDSPLVQVEVAVQYNERITGNVVSYANNIITVEGGTHESGFYDSLVRLVNNYGTECGLIKNEDDKVTREDVREGIVAIISVKHTDPIFEGQTKGKLGNKDARMAVNKVFSDAFARFLNEHPTEAKMIVQKTIFAKKSRLTGLAARDAARRKTVFDTGSLPGKLADCSSKNAEISELYIVEGNSAGGSAKMGRNRITQAILPLRGKVINAEKNQPKKVFANAEILSLITALGTGVGEEFNINKLRYHKIIIMTDADVDGAHIRTLLLTFFYRYFRPLIEYGFIYIAQPPLYKIAQNKFVGYAYNDAQKEEIMQGLNPNIKVTVQRYKGLGEMDPEQLWETTMDPVNRKMLQVQIEDAARADWAFTTLMGDEVLPRREFIEQNAKYVKNIDV; via the coding sequence ATGTCAAAAGAATATGATGCATCGAATATAAGAGTTTTAGAAGGTTTGGAAGCTGTTAGGGTTAGACCAGGAATGTACATTGGAACAACAGGAATTAGAGGTCTTCATCATCTTATTTGAGAAATAGTTGACAACTCTGTTGACGAAGCAATGGCAGGTTTTGCTAATAAGGTTGAAATTACCATAACAAAAGATGGTTACATTGATGTTACTGATAATGGTCGTGGTATACCAACAGCAATTCACCCTAAAACAGGACTTTCAACTGTTGAAACAGTTTTAACAGTTCTCCATGCGGGTGGTAAATTTGACTCTGATTCATATAAAGTTTCTGGTGGACTTCATGGAGTTGGTGCTTCAGTTGTTAATGCATTAAGTACTGACTTTGAAGTCTGAGTTAAACGTGATGGTAAATTGCATTATGCGCACTTTAATAATGGTGGAAAAACAGTACAAGGTCTTACTGTAATTGAAGAGGGTAATATTCAAGATACAGGAACAAGAATTAAATTTCACCCAGACTTTAGCATAATGGACAAAAATGAGTGAGATAAAGGCGTTATTGTTGACCACGCAAAACAAATTGCTTATCTTAATAAAGGCTTAAGAATTATTGTTAATGATGAACGAGATAATAGTCGTGAAGAATATTACTTTGAAGGTGGTATTGTTGACTATGTTAAAGAACTTAACTCTGGACAAAAATTAATTCACCCTGATGTAATTTATGCTGAAGGTGAATATTCATTTCAAGATTCTCCATTAGTTCAGGTTGAAGTTGCAGTTCAATATAATGAAAGAATTACTGGAAATGTTGTTTCCTATGCAAACAATATTATTACAGTTGAAGGTGGAACACATGAAAGCGGTTTTTACGATTCACTAGTTCGTCTTGTAAATAACTATGGAACTGAATGTGGACTAATTAAAAACGAAGACGATAAAGTAACCCGTGAAGACGTTCGTGAGGGTATTGTTGCAATTATTTCAGTTAAGCATACTGATCCAATTTTTGAAGGTCAAACCAAAGGAAAATTAGGTAATAAAGACGCAAGAATGGCTGTTAATAAAGTGTTTAGCGATGCTTTTGCTCGTTTCTTAAATGAACATCCAACAGAAGCAAAAATGATTGTTCAAAAGACAATTTTTGCTAAAAAATCTCGTCTTACTGGTTTGGCAGCAAGAGATGCCGCAAGAAGAAAAACTGTATTTGATACCGGCTCACTTCCTGGAAAGCTTGCTGATTGTTCTTCAAAGAATGCTGAAATTAGTGAACTTTATATTGTCGAAGGTAATTCTGCTGGTGGTAGTGCCAAAATGGGACGTAATAGAATAACACAAGCCATTTTACCTTTACGTGGTAAGGTAATTAATGCAGAAAAGAATCAACCTAAAAAAGTTTTTGCTAATGCCGAAATTCTATCTCTAATTACTGCACTTGGTACAGGTGTTGGAGAAGAATTCAACATTAATAAGCTTAGATACCACAAAATTATTATTATGACCGATGCCGATGTCGATGGTGCTCACATTAGAACATTATTACTAACATTCTTCTATCGTTACTTTAGACCACTTATTGAATATGGCTTTATTTATATTGCTCAACCGCCTTTATATAAAATTGCTCAAAATAAATTTGTAGGATATGCCTATAATGATGCTCAAAAAGAAGAAATTATGCAAGGCTTAAATCCAAACATTAAAGTAACTGTTCAACGTTACAAAGGGCTTGGTGAAATGGATCCTGAACAACTTTGAGAAACAACAATGGATCCGGTTAATAGAAAAATGCTTCAAGTTCAAATTGAGGATGCAGCAAGAGCTGATTGAGCTTTTACAACACTTATGGGTGATGAAGTATTACCACGTCGTGAATTCATTGAACAAAATGCCAAATATGTAAAAAACATTGATGTCTAA
- the rsmI gene encoding 16S rRNA (cytidine(1402)-2'-O)-methyltransferase, whose translation MPKIYIVGTPIGNLKDITLRALETLKNVDIIACEDTRTSSKLLNHYEINKRLISYNKINEKASANGLINLIKKDNLNIALISDAGMPLVSDPGFELIKQARLNKIDVEIVPGVNAAISAFALSGLSNTFVFMAFPKEKSGQRLEQVKSFSAEHSYVFYVAPHKLENFLIDIHNVWSDQAQIFMAREITKLHEEFIYATASELLERNKSNPFKGEITLVIKLKEHKKEKINKYAYLK comes from the coding sequence ATGCCTAAAATTTATATTGTTGGAACACCTATTGGCAATTTAAAAGATATAACATTAAGAGCACTTGAAACTCTTAAAAATGTTGATATTATTGCCTGTGAGGATACTCGCACAAGTAGTAAATTATTAAATCATTATGAAATAAATAAACGCTTAATTTCATATAACAAAATTAATGAGAAGGCAAGTGCGAACGGTTTAATAAACTTAATAAAAAAAGATAACTTAAATATAGCTCTAATTAGTGATGCTGGTATGCCACTTGTAAGTGATCCAGGATTCGAATTGATTAAGCAAGCAAGATTGAATAAAATTGATGTTGAAATAGTTCCTGGTGTCAATGCTGCTATTAGTGCTTTTGCACTTAGTGGCTTATCTAACACTTTTGTTTTTATGGCATTTCCAAAGGAAAAAAGTGGCCAAAGACTTGAACAAGTTAAGTCTTTTAGTGCTGAACATTCTTATGTTTTTTATGTGGCTCCACATAAGTTAGAAAACTTTTTAATTGATATTCATAATGTTTGATCTGATCAGGCACAGATTTTTATGGCTAGGGAAATTACTAAATTACATGAAGAATTCATTTATGCAACGGCCAGTGAATTGTTAGAAAGAAATAAATCAAATCCATTTAAAGGCGAAATAACATTAGTTATTAAGTTAAAAGAACATAAAAAAGAAAAAATAAACAAATATGCATATTTAAAATAA
- a CDS encoding DNA polymerase III subunit delta' (catalyzes the DNA-template-directed extension of the 3'-end of a DNA strand; the delta' subunit seems to interact with the gamma subunit to transfer the beta subunit on the DNA) yields MVSKNVITILENSLINNKLSHCYLLKAPYGLNIDDSILYMVNKICNSKLETLNLETMLPNVQIFEDNGNENNLKKEKIVAGFEETSLSSFIEGQKKITIFKNVENASKAALNSLLKIIEEPSENVIFILTTNNISKVLETIKSRSITINISAPSTQELASELSIEYSEDETWFYSHIFTDLSQVKKYTNSESFRLISELLEAVEMSMKNPHYLYIFLSKFTKKDLKDDFVFLSMTLRFIFSWLWTADSFCQKKYSKLLSKLKNTKFDLFNCFIVIDDFLKTQNSNANFFLQAEKMLIRLLESYA; encoded by the coding sequence ATGGTTTCAAAAAATGTTATTACAATATTAGAAAACTCACTAATAAATAATAAACTTAGTCACTGTTACTTATTAAAAGCACCCTACGGTTTAAATATTGATGATTCGATTTTATATATGGTCAATAAGATATGTAATTCAAAATTAGAAACATTAAATCTAGAAACAATGCTTCCAAATGTGCAAATTTTTGAAGATAATGGCAATGAAAACAATCTTAAAAAAGAAAAAATTGTTGCTGGCTTTGAAGAAACAAGTTTATCTTCATTTATTGAAGGGCAAAAAAAGATAACTATCTTTAAAAATGTTGAAAATGCATCAAAAGCAGCACTAAATTCATTACTTAAAATCATAGAAGAACCAAGCGAAAATGTTATTTTTATTTTAACAACAAACAACATTTCAAAGGTTTTAGAAACTATTAAATCGCGCTCAATTACAATAAATATAAGTGCCCCTTCAACTCAAGAGTTGGCAAGTGAACTATCAATAGAATACAGTGAAGATGAAACATGATTTTATAGTCATATTTTTACAGATTTAAGCCAGGTAAAAAAATATACAAATAGCGAGTCATTTAGGTTAATTAGTGAGCTCCTTGAAGCTGTTGAAATGAGTATGAAAAATCCTCACTACTTATATATTTTCTTATCAAAATTTACTAAAAAAGATCTTAAAGATGACTTCGTATTTTTATCAATGACCTTGCGTTTTATTTTTTCTTGACTTTGAACAGCAGATAGTTTTTGTCAAAAAAAATATTCTAAATTATTGAGTAAATTAAAGAACACAAAATTTGACTTATTCAACTGTTTTATAGTCATTGACGACTTTTTAAAGACTCAAAATTCGAATGCAAACTTTTTCTTACAAGCTGAAAAAATGTTAATTAGATTATTGGAGTCATATGCCTAA
- a CDS encoding thioredoxin family protein, with translation MLKEINQTEYKENIEGKEKGLYLLVFHALWCPPCKMFKTSLEELNKMDGIPVYRIDVDQNTQFTHEMGVSSMPTWFIIKNSKVMEKVTGYIPYEQLKAKVMEYK, from the coding sequence ATGTTAAAAGAAATTAACCAAACAGAATACAAGGAAAACATTGAAGGCAAGGAAAAAGGTTTATATTTATTAGTTTTTCATGCACTATGATGTCCACCATGTAAAATGTTTAAAACATCACTTGAAGAACTAAACAAAATGGATGGAATTCCTGTTTATCGAATAGATGTTGATCAAAATACTCAATTCACACATGAAATGGGTGTAAGTTCAATGCCAACTTGATTTATTATTAAGAATTCAAAAGTAATGGAAAAAGTTACTGGTTATATTCCTTATGAGCAACTTAAAGCAAAAGTTATGGAATACAAATAA
- a CDS encoding DUF2179 domain-containing protein, which translates to MQAEKDKEILNEVNAYERDVLLNNTQIENKHVEEHHEINSIHLDDVVNKKNTQYKYTKMSNFVLKLSRFYAPMPLWKLGLITAALAVFFGVIGIFFVKNPGIYNFGLAAFGQAISRLTNVLLRGNPNVTPAIYNVIDHALFWILYLVLSIPIFIFGWKKVGKVFTILTLEFLVVSSLVSFALGQIPGISNAYIIGNFSHEDIPNELREAIQKKYWASKGQLWSLIPLQWKDGGNIVAQVIFSIAYGWMLAFFFAIIAIMGGSAGVTGIIGEYMAVVKQKNFGTINGYINLVIIIVSVIIGTYLPGSLLLQDLAKFENENIVLYEKLIKSDPSIEIAYNSLKSLAWKPPLYFSPNFISTFVCNVIFVIYLNKLFPRYKIVQVKIYSPHMSAIREAIITDRKTVNSFTITKGVGGYSGNNTKVLSSITLYNQVPRLIKKVRSVDQNSLITISNVASVDGKIYLPEAKF; encoded by the coding sequence ATGCAGGCAGAAAAAGATAAAGAAATTCTTAATGAAGTTAATGCTTATGAAAGAGATGTACTTTTAAATAACACTCAAATTGAAAACAAACATGTCGAAGAACACCATGAAATAAACTCAATCCATTTAGATGATGTTGTTAATAAAAAAAATACTCAATATAAATACACAAAAATGTCAAACTTTGTATTGAAGTTATCTCGCTTTTATGCACCTATGCCCCTTTGAAAACTAGGTTTAATTACCGCAGCACTAGCAGTTTTTTTTGGTGTTATTGGTATTTTCTTTGTTAAAAATCCAGGGATTTATAACTTTGGTTTAGCTGCCTTTGGTCAAGCTATTTCAAGACTTACTAATGTTCTATTAAGAGGAAACCCTAATGTTACACCTGCAATCTATAATGTTATAGACCATGCTCTCTTCTGAATTCTTTATTTAGTTTTAAGTATTCCAATTTTTATTTTTGGATGAAAAAAAGTTGGTAAGGTCTTTACAATACTTACTTTAGAATTTCTTGTTGTAAGCAGTCTTGTATCATTTGCTCTTGGTCAAATTCCAGGAATAAGTAATGCTTATATTATTGGTAACTTTTCTCATGAAGATATTCCAAATGAATTAAGAGAGGCAATTCAAAAAAAATATTGAGCTAGCAAAGGGCAACTTTGGTCACTAATACCACTTCAATGAAAAGATGGTGGCAACATAGTTGCACAAGTAATCTTTTCAATTGCTTATGGATGAATGCTTGCTTTCTTCTTCGCTATTATTGCTATAATGGGTGGTAGTGCAGGTGTTACAGGAATTATCGGCGAATATATGGCTGTTGTTAAACAAAAGAACTTTGGAACAATCAATGGTTATATAAACCTAGTTATCATTATTGTTTCAGTTATAATAGGTACTTATTTACCTGGAAGTCTATTACTCCAAGATTTAGCTAAATTTGAAAATGAAAACATAGTTCTATATGAAAAATTAATTAAGAGTGACCCATCTATTGAAATTGCTTATAATTCACTTAAATCATTGGCTTGAAAACCTCCTCTTTATTTCTCTCCTAACTTTATTTCTACTTTTGTATGTAACGTTATTTTTGTCATCTATCTTAATAAACTATTTCCACGTTATAAAATTGTTCAAGTTAAAATCTACTCACCTCATATGAGTGCAATTAGAGAAGCAATCATCACAGATAGAAAAACAGTTAATAGTTTTACTATTACCAAAGGTGTTGGTGGTTATTCAGGAAACAATACAAAAGTTCTTTCATCAATCACACTTTATAATCAAGTTCCTCGGCTTATTAAAAAAGTTAGATCAGTTGATCAAAATTCACTTATTACAATTAGTAATGTGGCCAGTGTTGATGGCAAAATCTACTTGCCAGAAGCCAAATTTTAA
- a CDS encoding LacI family DNA-binding transcriptional regulator, producing MKNFSYKNIAKEAGVSISTVSRYYRGGYVSKETKKIIANIIKENDYYPNHGARTIRGRDSSIFIIVPEWYENSYTQIMNGIEQGAKSKGKKVVITHSSTNPDEYIETIKYVSSWKPMSIVFFLPEDHQNVITNFIKNTIFESNILIYGKEVEGLNWIKIDEENSFHHLTTRFISYIDKGEKIVFVEDVKLTEEQKKQRRIGFELSCKRSNVEYEIYPLMNKNNKEVQTLLNYLRNNNLVNVVCSTHEVFISLISSGDRNLRLTDIGWVSIYDYQHKYKAKIFIDYPAVGLEIEKILFNSEIDNTIESKVFKPKILFDN from the coding sequence ATGAAGAATTTCTCATACAAAAATATTGCAAAAGAAGCAGGGGTTTCAATTAGTACAGTAAGCCGTTACTATCGTGGTGGTTATGTAAGTAAAGAAACAAAGAAAATTATCGCAAATATAATTAAGGAGAACGATTATTATCCTAATCATGGAGCTAGAACCATTCGTGGTCGCGACTCATCTATCTTCATTATTGTGCCTGAGTGATATGAAAATTCATATACTCAAATAATGAATGGAATTGAACAAGGAGCTAAATCAAAAGGTAAGAAAGTTGTTATTACACACTCTTCAACTAACCCAGATGAATATATTGAAACAATTAAATACGTTTCATCATGAAAACCAATGTCAATTGTTTTCTTCTTACCAGAAGATCATCAAAATGTTATAACTAATTTCATTAAAAATACAATTTTTGAATCTAATATTTTAATTTATGGCAAGGAAGTTGAGGGTTTAAACTGAATCAAAATTGATGAAGAAAACTCATTCCACCACTTAACAACAAGATTTATTAGTTACATTGATAAAGGTGAAAAGATTGTTTTTGTTGAAGATGTTAAACTCACAGAAGAACAAAAAAAACAAAGAAGAATCGGTTTTGAACTTTCATGTAAAAGAAGTAATGTTGAATATGAAATTTATCCACTAATGAATAAAAACAACAAGGAAGTTCAAACATTACTAAATTATTTAAGAAACAATAATTTAGTAAACGTTGTTTGTTCTACACATGAAGTTTTCATTAGCCTAATTTCATCAGGTGATAGAAACCTAAGACTAACAGATATTGGCTGAGTTTCAATTTATGATTACCAACACAAATATAAAGCCAAAATATTTATTGACTATCCAGCGGTTGGACTAGAAATTGAAAAAATTCTTTTCAACAGTGAAATAGACAACACTATTGAAAGCAAAGTATTTAAACCTAAAATTCTTTTCGATAACTAG